From Longimicrobiaceae bacterium, a single genomic window includes:
- a CDS encoding CDP-alcohol phosphatidyltransferase family protein, translated as MSFLPGWLQEGFVRFIKPLMDALVRRRVHPNLITTVGFLVTCGAGLCFFRGHLGWGGFLILLGGLFDILDGYVARGTGLASVFGSFYDSTLDRVSEIVVFIGLFSVYSGGHPYVGEPWMVYTVALALAGSLMISYTRARAEGLGIDCKVGLMQRPERVVLLGIAAMLGTKWDGVVLTWVLIAMAVLTNLTAFQRIVWVYRHTRRHPPAGPSAGPNTAN; from the coding sequence ATGAGCTTTCTCCCCGGCTGGCTGCAGGAAGGGTTCGTCCGCTTCATCAAGCCGCTGATGGACGCGCTGGTGCGCCGCCGCGTGCACCCGAACCTGATCACCACGGTCGGGTTCCTGGTGACCTGCGGCGCCGGGCTCTGCTTCTTCCGCGGGCACCTGGGGTGGGGCGGCTTCCTGATCCTGCTGGGCGGCCTGTTCGACATCCTGGACGGGTACGTGGCCCGCGGGACGGGCCTGGCATCGGTCTTCGGGTCGTTCTACGATTCCACCCTGGACCGCGTCTCCGAGATCGTGGTCTTCATCGGCCTCTTCTCGGTGTACAGCGGAGGCCATCCGTACGTCGGGGAACCGTGGATGGTGTACACGGTCGCGCTGGCGCTGGCCGGCTCCCTGATGATCTCGTACACCCGCGCGCGGGCCGAGGGGCTGGGCATCGACTGCAAGGTCGGGCTCATGCAGCGCCCGGAGCGCGTGGTACTGCTGGGCATCGCGGCGATGCTCGGCACCAAGTGGGACGGCGTGGTGCTCACGTGGGTCCTCATCGCCATGGCGGTGCTGACCAACCTGACGGCGTTCCAGCGCATCGTCTGGGTGTACCGCCACACGCGGCGACACCCGCCCGCCGGTCCAAGCGCCGGTCCCAACACCGCCAACTAG
- a CDS encoding YlbF family regulator has protein sequence MDLIWEKAREVGRLLAQSGEYGALKRANTTLSDDRQTVALLNRLNEIQEAFGRAIESGEEPTEEQQLEFERVAMQAQASPAYQAFESARANFDKLMMRINEEIAKGIEAGEQSRIILPS, from the coding sequence ATGGACCTGATCTGGGAGAAGGCACGCGAGGTGGGCCGCCTGCTCGCGCAGAGCGGCGAGTACGGCGCGCTGAAGCGAGCCAACACGACGCTGAGCGACGACCGCCAGACGGTGGCGCTGCTCAACCGGCTCAACGAGATCCAGGAGGCCTTCGGCCGCGCCATCGAGAGCGGCGAGGAGCCCACCGAGGAGCAGCAGCTGGAGTTCGAGCGCGTGGCCATGCAGGCCCAGGCCAGCCCCGCCTACCAGGCGTTCGAGTCGGCCCGCGCGAACTTCGACAAGCTGATGATGCGCATCAACGAAGAGATCGCGAAGGGGATCGAGGCCGGCGAGCAGAGCCGCATCATCCTCCCGTCCTAA
- the prmC gene encoding peptide chain release factor N(5)-glutamine methyltransferase: MSEAARTWTVMEMLAWTADWLKGKGFHNPRLNGELLLSGVLGLKRLDLYLQYDRPLRPEEVALFKERLLRRAKREPLQYIDGVAAFRDLRLAVDRRVLIPRPETETLVDEVLAWARGREGLHALDVGTGSGAIALALATEGPFARVVATDVEAGALEVARANHASAAPHAPVEFRQGDAYAPVAGETFDVVVSNPPYVGLSERESLDAEVRDWEPASALFSGADGLDVVRRLVSGAPAVLRPNGLLAMEIGAEQGAAVADLVRATAGFGEPRVLRDLAGRERMVLADFGG, translated from the coding sequence GTGAGCGAGGCGGCGCGGACGTGGACGGTGATGGAGATGCTGGCGTGGACGGCGGACTGGCTCAAGGGCAAGGGCTTCCACAACCCGCGGCTGAACGGCGAGCTGCTGCTGTCCGGCGTCCTGGGCCTCAAGCGGCTGGACCTGTACCTCCAGTACGACCGCCCGCTGCGGCCGGAAGAGGTGGCGCTGTTCAAGGAGCGGCTGCTGCGACGTGCGAAGCGCGAGCCGCTGCAGTACATTGACGGCGTGGCCGCCTTCCGCGACCTGCGGCTGGCGGTGGACCGGCGCGTTCTCATCCCCCGTCCCGAGACGGAGACGCTGGTGGACGAGGTGCTCGCCTGGGCGCGGGGCCGGGAGGGCCTGCACGCGCTGGACGTGGGCACCGGCTCCGGCGCCATCGCGCTGGCGCTCGCCACCGAGGGCCCGTTCGCGCGCGTGGTCGCCACAGACGTGGAGGCCGGCGCGCTCGAAGTCGCCCGTGCGAACCACGCCTCTGCCGCGCCGCACGCGCCGGTGGAGTTCCGCCAGGGCGACGCGTACGCGCCGGTGGCGGGGGAGACGTTCGACGTGGTCGTCTCCAATCCGCCGTACGTCGGCCTCTCCGAGCGCGAGTCGCTGGACGCCGAAGTGCGCGACTGGGAGCCGGCCAGCGCCCTCTTCTCAGGCGCGGACGGGCTGGACGTGGTGCGGCGGCTCGTCTCCGGCGCGCCCGCGGTCCTCCGCCCGAACGGGCTGCTGGCGATGGAGATCGGCGCCGAGCAGGGCGCGGCGGTGGCGGACCTCGTACGCGCGACGGCGGGCTTCGGCGAGCCGCGGGTGCTGCGCGACCTTGCAGGGCGCGAACGGATGGTGCTGGCGGACTTCGGCGGCTGA